Sequence from the Corallococcus soli genome:
GGCGGTCTTCTTCGCGGCGGTCTTCTTCGCGGCGGTCTTCTTCGCGGCGGTCTTCTTCGCGGCGGTCTTCTTCTCCGTGGGCTTCTTCGCGGGAGCCTTCTTCGCTGTGGGCTTCTTCGCGGGAGCCTTCTTCGCGGGAGCCTTCTTCGCCGCAGCCTTCTTCATCGCGGCGCGGTTCGCGGCGTCCACGGCGCGGCGGGCCCAGGGTAGCAGCATGCGGCTGTTGTCCTCGGCGTCCGCTGGCGGCGTCCAGTAGTTCATCGGCTGGGCCTTGCCCCTGCTCTCGTAGACGAAGGGCCGGCAGCCCTCTGCCTCGAAGTCCGCGCGGGTGACGTCGTCCA
This genomic interval carries:
- a CDS encoding TfoX/Sxy family protein translates to MPRTDSLVEYTLELLEPLGPVQARSMFGGWGLYFGGRMFGIIIQGQLHLKVDDVTRADFEAEGCRPFVYESRGKAQPMNYWTPPADAEDNSRMLLPWARRAVDAANRAAMKKAAAKKAPAKKAPAKKPTAKKAPAKKPTEKKTAAKKTAAKKTAAKKTAAKKTAAKKAPAKKSRVRPS